A section of the Primulina eburnea isolate SZY01 chromosome 1, ASM2296580v1, whole genome shotgun sequence genome encodes:
- the LOC140811299 gene encoding protein VACUOLELESS GAMETOPHYTES-like, which yields MRYNEISHFSHPQHNLKFEYSESPFKCDGCNEVGIGSRYKCAAAACNFDLHTHCAIPSPSISHPFYTKCSFQFLARPPGTVARYCNACEKDVSGFLYHCKSCGFDLHPCCAKLPMVLDDGEIKLYLYRKVSSPCHRCGRKGGSWSYRSSCKKYNLHVACVKEMLVDSWHEIYTGECRSGKWGTKYSGGRKLETRIPSLKDTLETHNHRKKKRGKMEKCCEVAALALQFVISAVLGDPTTLIAGVVASLMSK from the exons ATGAGATACAATGAAATCTCCCATTTCAGCCACCCGCAGCACAACCTCAAGTTCGAGTACAGCGAGTCGCCGTTCAAGTGCGACGGCTGCAACGAAGTCGGTATCGGCTCTCGCTACAAGTGCGCGGCCGCTGCTTGTAACTTCGACCTCCACACCCACTGCGCCATCCCTTCCCCTTCCATCTCTCACCCTTTCTACACCAAGTGCTCGTTCCAGTTCCTCGCCCGCCCACCAGGGACGGTGGCACGCTACTGCAACGCATGCGAGAAGGACGTGTCGGGGTTCTTGTACCACTGCAAGTCTTGTGGGTTCGACCTCCATCCCTGCTGCGCTAAGCTTCCGATGGTGCTCGATGACGGCGAGATCAAGCTTTACTTGTATAGGAAAGTCTCCTCGCCGTGTCACAG GTGTGGGAGAAAGGGTGGGAGCTGGAGCTATAGATCTTCATGCAAGAAGTACAATCTCCATGTTGCGTGTGTAAAAGAAATGCTGGTCGATAGCTGGCACGAGATCTACACCGGGGAGTGCCGCAGTGGCAAATGGGGGACCAAATACTCCGGTGGCCGGAAACTGGAAACCAGGATTCCGAGCTTGAAAGATACATTGGAGACTCATAATCATAGAAAGAAGAAGAGAGGGAAGATGGAGAAATGCTGCGAGGTGGCGGCGTTGGCTCTGCAGTTCGTTATCTCCGCCGTGTTAGGGGATCCCACCACCCTCATTGCTGGGGTTGTGGCCTCCTTGATGTCCAAGTGA